One genomic region from Sphingomicrobium aestuariivivum encodes:
- a CDS encoding class I SAM-dependent methyltransferase, with amino-acid sequence MRILMAGAAGLAAMGLGACANYGAEDIGQAIGTAVLEDLIRDAVGMGFRDEAFVARDPYRHPVETLAFFEVQPSDTVVEIWPGGGYYTQILAPYLGDGGTLYSVASERGLSRVREFVAANPAYGSTVRYADFPWEAGEVMVPSGSADKVLTFRNVHNWEMGDEPYGADAFAQMFDMLKPGGLLGVVEHRLPENAPAEREGGSGYMKTSTVIAMAQAAGFEYVGASEINANPKDTADWPEGVWTLPPTLRLGDVDRDRYLAIGESDRMTLKFRKPL; translated from the coding sequence ATGCGGATTTTGATGGCCGGTGCGGCGGGGCTTGCCGCCATGGGACTCGGGGCCTGTGCCAACTACGGCGCGGAAGATATCGGCCAGGCGATCGGCACCGCGGTGCTCGAGGACCTCATCCGCGATGCGGTCGGCATGGGCTTTCGCGACGAGGCCTTCGTGGCGCGCGATCCCTATCGCCATCCGGTAGAGACGCTGGCCTTCTTCGAAGTGCAGCCGAGCGACACCGTGGTCGAGATCTGGCCGGGCGGCGGCTATTACACGCAGATCCTCGCGCCCTATCTGGGCGATGGCGGCACGCTTTACTCGGTGGCGAGCGAGCGGGGCCTGAGCCGCGTGCGCGAGTTCGTCGCGGCCAATCCTGCCTATGGCAGCACAGTCCGCTATGCCGACTTCCCGTGGGAAGCGGGCGAAGTGATGGTGCCGTCGGGCTCGGCCGACAAGGTGCTGACCTTCCGCAACGTGCACAATTGGGAGATGGGCGACGAGCCTTATGGAGCCGATGCCTTCGCGCAGATGTTCGACATGCTGAAGCCGGGCGGCCTGCTCGGCGTGGTCGAGCATCGCCTGCCCGAGAATGCCCCCGCCGAACGCGAGGGCGGTTCGGGTTACATGAAGACCTCGACGGTCATCGCGATGGCGCAGGCCGCTGGCTTCGAATATGTCGGGGCGAGCGAGATCAATGCCAATCCCAAGGACACGGCCGACTGGCCCGAGGGGGTGTGGACGCTGCCGCCGACGCTGCGTCTCGGCGATGTGGATCGCGACCGCTACCTCGCCATCGGCGAAAGCGATCGCATGACGCTGAAATTCCGCAAGCCGCTGTAG
- a CDS encoding glycosyltransferase family 39 protein codes for MLAFFALLAFILIVNPVGYIGGAWDDWQYLNAARCWVENGPCLPGDHWQGRWPVIAPLALSTGLLGESRFAVGLPYLLAFLALCFLITRIGNRLAGPPIGWMVATLLLAIPAATIKMYQPSVEPIELALLAGSTLALLHYGDRHDARPILLSGLLLGLAFQVRETALLAALPLALGALALKAPVRHIALAVTAFLLPLLVEMLVFGLQTGDPFHRRALSLGHTAVPSTELRGEVAEGPPLFNSQLIANWRHVPGFRVHWLVDGPLNLFLNGAGGLTLLLNLFILPLAWKRLTGHDRSVIKWTTLVGLYFLFGLVYALAIDPKPRMLLVPLLCSSLIFAIQVRALWRGGVRLAAATVVASVLLAGAFGIAVQREIRSIEPAIAKAIADHPGKIETDAETRRHLALVEGADRLLPLSSDAPELIVKVDIDCALWSERLLGGKLEVVRVYPMGLVKRLPGELASNICHYRYREPVSELTVSNAKDRPRDDYDPSRGFRMIRKRLRQGD; via the coding sequence ATGCTCGCCTTCTTTGCGCTGCTCGCCTTCATCCTCATCGTCAATCCGGTCGGTTACATAGGCGGTGCGTGGGACGACTGGCAGTACCTCAATGCCGCGCGCTGCTGGGTCGAGAACGGCCCGTGCCTGCCGGGTGACCACTGGCAGGGGCGCTGGCCTGTCATCGCCCCCCTCGCCCTTTCCACCGGCCTCCTCGGAGAAAGCCGGTTCGCGGTCGGACTGCCCTATCTCCTGGCCTTTCTCGCCCTCTGTTTCCTGATCACGCGGATCGGCAACCGGCTCGCCGGGCCACCAATAGGATGGATGGTCGCCACGCTGCTGCTCGCGATCCCCGCAGCGACGATCAAGATGTACCAGCCGAGCGTCGAACCGATCGAACTTGCCCTGCTGGCGGGATCGACGCTGGCCTTGCTCCATTACGGCGACCGACATGACGCACGGCCCATCCTGCTGTCGGGGCTCCTGCTCGGACTGGCTTTCCAAGTCCGCGAAACCGCGCTCCTTGCCGCATTGCCGTTAGCCTTGGGCGCCCTCGCGCTGAAGGCGCCCGTGCGCCACATCGCGCTCGCCGTCACCGCCTTCCTGTTGCCCTTGCTCGTCGAAATGCTCGTTTTCGGACTGCAGACGGGGGACCCCTTCCATCGGCGCGCCTTGTCGCTCGGCCATACGGCAGTGCCCTCGACCGAACTGCGCGGCGAAGTGGCCGAGGGACCACCGCTTTTCAACAGCCAGCTCATTGCCAATTGGAGGCATGTCCCGGGGTTCAGGGTGCATTGGCTCGTCGACGGGCCGTTGAACCTCTTCCTCAATGGTGCTGGAGGGCTGACCCTGCTCCTCAACCTGTTCATCCTTCCATTGGCTTGGAAGCGGCTGACAGGACACGACCGGAGCGTGATCAAGTGGACGACCCTCGTTGGGCTCTATTTCCTCTTCGGCCTGGTCTATGCACTTGCGATCGACCCCAAGCCGCGCATGCTGCTGGTCCCCCTTCTATGCTCGTCCCTCATCTTCGCCATACAGGTCCGGGCATTGTGGCGTGGTGGTGTCCGTCTTGCCGCGGCCACGGTGGTCGCATCCGTGCTCCTTGCAGGCGCCTTCGGGATCGCGGTGCAGCGCGAAATCCGCTCAATCGAGCCTGCGATTGCAAAGGCGATCGCCGACCACCCCGGCAAGATCGAGACCGACGCGGAGACGCGGCGACACCTCGCGCTGGTCGAAGGGGCCGACCGGCTCCTCCCCCTGTCGAGCGATGCGCCCGAACTGATCGTGAAAGTCGATATCGACTGCGCCTTGTGGAGCGAACGCCTGCTCGGCGGAAAACTGGAAGTGGTGCGGGTCTATCCTATGGGTCTCGTCAAGCGGCTGCCGGGAGAGCTGGCGTCCAACATCTGCCATTACCGCTATCGCGAACCGGTGAGCGAGCTGACCGTCTCCAACGCCAAGGACAGGCCGCGCGACGACTATGACCCTTCCCGCGGTTTCCGAATGATCCGCAAGCGGCTGCGGCAAGGCGACTGA
- a CDS encoding DUF6691 family protein: MRQHLLTLLAGSLFGGGLAISGMMDPARVRGFLDLFGNWDPTLAFVMGGALAVMAVAWFLQKGMTHPFADAEWHLPGTKKLDGKLLGGSALFGIGWGLGGLCPGPAIASLGVNFGQVAGFVIAMLVGMVGHRFILERD; the protein is encoded by the coding sequence ATGCGCCAACATCTCCTCACCCTTCTCGCCGGCAGCCTGTTCGGCGGCGGCCTTGCCATCTCGGGCATGATGGACCCCGCGCGCGTGCGCGGCTTCCTTGACCTGTTCGGCAACTGGGATCCCACGCTCGCCTTCGTCATGGGCGGCGCGCTCGCCGTCATGGCGGTCGCCTGGTTCCTCCAGAAGGGCATGACCCATCCTTTCGCCGACGCCGAATGGCACCTGCCTGGCACCAAGAAGCTCGACGGCAAGCTGCTCGGCGGCAGCGCGCTGTTCGGCATCGGCTGGGGCCTCGGCGGCCTGTGCCCGGGCCCCGCGATCGCCTCGCTCGGGGTGAACTTCGGGCAGGTCGCGGGTTTCGTCATCGCGATGCTCGTCGGCATGGTCGGCCACCGCTTCATCCTCGAACGCGACTAG
- a CDS encoding N-formylglutamate amidohydrolase: MLPEPDLPAPRIFTPARASPLVLSVPHSGRDCPPWLARQAAGGTRAILALADPYVDRLVAPLVEAGHGAVVAQAPRAALDPNRDPAEKVPALHPEAPAPPPMSKAARGLGIVIARNAAGKPLWKTPLATEAFERRVAVGWRAYHEALSAMIEEARARFGAAVLLDCHSMPPRRRGLPRIVLGDRDGASAAPFVAAAATRVIEAAGLEAGLNHPYAGGEIVRRHGQPGMDVHALQLEIDRSLYLDRALRVPGSGMARITRLVSAVAASLEAAVLEGRARAAE, translated from the coding sequence ATGCTTCCCGAGCCCGATCTTCCCGCCCCGCGCATTTTCACGCCCGCCAGGGCCAGCCCGCTGGTCCTGTCGGTGCCGCATTCGGGACGCGACTGTCCGCCCTGGCTGGCGCGGCAGGCGGCAGGCGGCACACGAGCGATTCTCGCGCTCGCCGATCCCTATGTCGACCGGCTGGTGGCGCCGCTTGTCGAGGCGGGGCATGGCGCAGTCGTGGCGCAGGCGCCGCGCGCCGCGCTCGATCCCAATCGCGATCCGGCGGAGAAGGTGCCCGCGCTGCACCCCGAGGCCCCTGCCCCGCCGCCGATGAGCAAGGCGGCGCGCGGGCTCGGCATCGTCATTGCTAGGAATGCGGCGGGCAAGCCCTTGTGGAAGACGCCACTGGCAACAGAAGCGTTCGAGCGGCGCGTCGCCGTGGGTTGGCGCGCCTATCACGAGGCATTGTCGGCGATGATCGAAGAGGCCCGCGCGCGCTTCGGCGCGGCGGTCCTGCTCGATTGCCATTCGATGCCGCCACGCCGGCGCGGGCTGCCGCGGATCGTGCTCGGTGACCGCGACGGCGCGAGCGCGGCGCCGTTCGTGGCGGCGGCCGCGACACGGGTGATCGAGGCGGCCGGGCTCGAGGCGGGATTGAACCACCCTTATGCGGGCGGCGAGATCGTGCGGCGGCACGGGCAGCCGGGGATGGACGTGCACGCGCTCCAGCTGGAGATCGACCGCTCGCTCTATCTCGACCGCGCGCTGCGCGTACCGGGCAGCGGGATGGCGCGCATCACGCGGCTGGTATCGGCGGTAGCAGCGTCGCTGGAAGCTGCGGTGCTCGAAGGGCGGGCGCGCGCGGCGGAATGA
- a CDS encoding sulfite exporter TauE/SafE family protein, whose amino-acid sequence MDLVYLFTGAFSGALVGFSLGLIGGGGSILAVPLMVYLVGVSEPHVAIGTSALAVAANAALGLGGHARAGTVKWKIGLLYAGAGIIGAFFGSTAGKAFDGQKLLFLFALVMILVGILMLKGRKAVGDSEARLHRGNAPKVGAYGLGSGVFSGFFGIGGGFLIVPGLVASTRMAMINAVGTSLVAVTAFGLTTALNYARSGLVDWGLAGIFVAGGFLGSLAGTRTARHLSSKGQLTTVFAGLIFVVAAYMLYKSGSAAF is encoded by the coding sequence ATGGATCTCGTCTACCTCTTCACCGGCGCCTTCTCGGGCGCGCTCGTCGGCTTCAGCCTCGGCCTCATCGGCGGCGGGGGTTCGATCCTCGCCGTGCCGCTGATGGTCTATCTCGTCGGCGTTTCCGAACCGCACGTCGCCATCGGCACGAGCGCGCTGGCGGTTGCAGCAAACGCTGCATTGGGGCTCGGCGGCCACGCCCGCGCGGGCACGGTGAAGTGGAAGATCGGGCTCCTCTATGCAGGCGCCGGCATCATCGGCGCCTTCTTCGGCTCGACCGCGGGCAAGGCGTTCGATGGCCAGAAGCTCCTGTTCCTCTTCGCGCTCGTGATGATCCTCGTCGGCATCCTGATGCTCAAGGGCCGCAAGGCGGTCGGCGACAGCGAGGCGCGTCTCCACCGCGGCAATGCCCCAAAGGTCGGCGCCTACGGCCTCGGCAGCGGCGTCTTCTCGGGCTTCTTCGGCATCGGCGGCGGCTTCCTCATCGTGCCGGGCCTCGTCGCCTCGACGCGCATGGCAATGATCAACGCGGTCGGCACGAGCCTCGTCGCGGTCACCGCCTTCGGGCTGACCACTGCGCTCAACTATGCGCGCAGCGGCCTCGTCGACTGGGGCCTTGCGGGCATCTTCGTCGCCGGCGGCTTCCTCGGCAGCCTCGCCGGCACGCGCACGGCCCGCCACCTGTCGAGCAAGGGACAGCTCACGACCGTCTTTGCCGGCCTCATCTTCGTGGTCGCCGCCTACATGCTCTACAAGTCGGGCAGTGCGGCCTTCTGA
- a CDS encoding TraR/DksA family transcriptional regulator: protein MKEEEARAALVGRRAALLAEDKLDEGGRAPVELDQESVGRLSRMDAMQVQEMAKALEQRRKDERARIDAALERIEVGEWGYCLACGDEIAPARLAHDPSVPHCIKCAS from the coding sequence ATGAAGGAAGAGGAAGCACGCGCGGCGCTCGTCGGGCGCCGCGCTGCCCTCCTCGCCGAGGACAAGCTCGACGAAGGCGGTCGCGCGCCTGTCGAGCTCGACCAGGAAAGCGTCGGCCGCCTGTCCCGCATGGACGCCATGCAGGTGCAGGAAATGGCCAAGGCGCTCGAACAGCGGCGCAAGGACGAGCGCGCGCGCATCGACGCGGCGCTCGAGCGGATCGAGGTCGGCGAATGGGGCTACTGCCTCGCCTGCGGCGACGAGATCGCGCCGGCACGGCTGGCGCACGATCCCAGCGTGCCGCACTGCATCAAATGCGCCTCCTGA
- a CDS encoding ATP synthase F1 subunit epsilon produces MALNFELVTPEKLVRSGEVHMVVVPGVEGDFGVMEGHAPFMTTLKNGQLEIHESAGGEPKRVTVSGGFAEVGTKGLTVLAEKVEG; encoded by the coding sequence ATGGCCTTGAACTTCGAACTGGTGACCCCTGAAAAGCTCGTCCGCTCGGGCGAGGTGCACATGGTCGTCGTCCCCGGCGTCGAGGGCGATTTCGGCGTGATGGAGGGCCATGCGCCCTTCATGACCACGCTGAAGAACGGCCAGCTCGAGATCCACGAGAGCGCCGGCGGCGAGCCCAAGCGCGTCACCGTCTCGGGCGGTTTCGCCGAAGTCGGGACCAAGGGCCTGACCGTGCTGGCGGAGAAGGTCGAGGGCTAG
- a CDS encoding SapC family protein, with product MPRAVDNYLQETMEMATEAPKGVLPVMYNDLEPITKEKHGKLTIKNFAKLPFASKMHAVPVTVEEIPLLQRYFPVVFTTGENMLPIALMGLNEGANAFIDDEGNLIDERIYLPAYLRRYPFMLARLKQDSEELSLCVDPTADVIGDHKDGDPLFDGDAPSQRTQDILKFCEQFETSAQRTAAFVEELKKLDILMDGEVAIQPDGMEKPYLYRGFRMVDEAKFRELSGDKLRKMNQSGMLSVVIAHLFSLGQIRDVFARQVRAGKGPVTVEELEGKKA from the coding sequence ATGCCGAGGGCCGTCGACAATTATCTCCAGGAGACAATGGAAATGGCGACTGAAGCGCCCAAGGGTGTTCTGCCGGTCATGTACAATGACCTCGAACCCATCACGAAGGAAAAGCACGGCAAGCTGACGATCAAGAATTTCGCCAAGCTGCCCTTCGCCTCGAAGATGCACGCGGTGCCGGTCACCGTCGAGGAAATCCCGCTTCTCCAGCGCTACTTCCCCGTCGTCTTCACCACCGGCGAGAACATGCTCCCGATCGCCCTCATGGGCCTCAACGAGGGCGCCAACGCCTTCATCGACGACGAGGGCAACCTCATCGACGAGCGCATCTACCTGCCGGCCTACCTGCGCCGCTACCCCTTCATGCTTGCCCGCCTCAAGCAGGATTCGGAAGAGCTGTCGCTGTGCGTCGACCCGACCGCCGACGTCATCGGTGATCACAAGGACGGCGACCCGCTGTTCGACGGCGACGCGCCCTCGCAGCGCACCCAGGACATCCTCAAGTTCTGCGAACAGTTCGAAACCTCGGCGCAGCGCACCGCCGCCTTCGTTGAAGAACTGAAGAAGCTCGACATCCTGATGGACGGCGAAGTCGCCATCCAGCCCGACGGCATGGAAAAGCCCTATCTCTATCGCGGTTTCCGCATGGTCGACGAAGCCAAGTTCCGCGAACTGTCGGGCGACAAGCTGCGCAAGATGAACCAGAGCGGCATGCTCTCGGTCGTCATCGCGCACCTCTTCTCGCTCGGCCAGATCCGCGACGTGTTCGCCCGTCAGGTCCGCGCCGGCAAGGGCCCGGTCACGGTCGAGGAACTCGAAGGCAAGAAGGCGTAG
- a CDS encoding CpaF family protein, with translation MNAFGKRGNVGGARPSFGVARPMKGGPAPAPSEDTESDQFPPVEEASSSGGGAASLSAMDKLNDRMNSDHKEDNSGEGFEASVNKIKDQVLPRLLERVDPEAAATLGKDELAEEFRPIISEVLGELKITLNRREQFALEKVLVDELLGLGPLEELLADPAVSDIMVNGPDQTFIERKGKLTLAKIQFRDEEHLFQIAQRIVNQVGRRVDQTTPLADARLKDGSRVNVIIPPLSLKGTAISIRKFSDKPITIDMMRGFGSMSEKMATCLKIAGASRMNIVISGGTGSGKTTMLNALSKMIDPGERVITIEDAAELRLQQPHWLPLETRPANLEGQGAISIRDLVINALRMRPDRIILGEIRGQECFDLLAAMNTGHDGSMATLHSNSPRECLARMENMVMMGDIKIPKDAISRQIADSVDLIVQVKRLRDGSRRTTNITEVIGMEGDVIVTQELFKFEYHDETPDGKIIGEYRSMGLRPYTMEKAKQFGFDQPYLEACL, from the coding sequence ATGAATGCGTTCGGTAAGCGAGGAAATGTCGGTGGCGCTCGGCCCAGCTTCGGTGTCGCACGCCCGATGAAGGGCGGGCCTGCGCCGGCCCCCAGCGAGGATACCGAAAGCGATCAGTTTCCGCCCGTAGAGGAAGCCTCTTCCTCCGGCGGCGGTGCCGCGAGCCTGTCCGCGATGGACAAGCTCAACGACCGCATGAATTCCGATCACAAGGAAGACAATAGCGGCGAAGGCTTCGAGGCCAGCGTCAACAAGATCAAGGACCAGGTCCTTCCCCGCCTGCTCGAGCGCGTCGATCCCGAGGCCGCTGCCACCCTCGGCAAGGACGAGCTGGCCGAGGAATTCCGCCCGATCATTTCCGAAGTGCTGGGCGAGCTGAAGATCACGCTGAACCGCCGCGAACAGTTCGCGCTGGAAAAGGTGCTGGTCGACGAACTGCTCGGCCTCGGCCCGCTTGAAGAGCTTCTCGCCGATCCGGCCGTCTCGGACATCATGGTCAACGGTCCCGACCAGACCTTCATCGAGCGCAAGGGCAAACTCACGCTCGCCAAGATCCAGTTCCGCGACGAGGAGCATCTGTTCCAGATCGCGCAGCGCATCGTGAACCAGGTCGGCCGCCGCGTCGACCAGACCACCCCGCTGGCCGACGCCCGCTTGAAGGATGGTTCGCGTGTGAACGTGATCATCCCGCCGCTGTCGCTCAAGGGCACGGCGATCTCGATTCGTAAGTTCTCCGACAAGCCGATTACCATCGACATGATGCGCGGTTTCGGCTCCATGTCGGAGAAAATGGCGACCTGCCTCAAGATCGCTGGCGCGAGCCGCATGAACATCGTCATCTCGGGCGGTACGGGTTCGGGTAAGACGACCATGCTCAACGCCCTGTCGAAGATGATCGACCCGGGCGAACGCGTGATCACCATCGAAGACGCCGCCGAACTGCGGCTGCAGCAGCCGCACTGGCTGCCGCTCGAAACCCGTCCCGCCAACCTCGAAGGCCAGGGCGCGATCTCCATTCGCGACCTCGTCATCAACGCCCTGCGTATGCGTCCCGACCGCATCATCCTCGGCGAAATCCGTGGCCAGGAATGTTTCGACCTCCTGGCCGCGATGAACACGGGCCACGACGGCTCGATGGCGACGCTCCACTCCAACAGCCCGCGCGAATGTCTCGCGCGTATGGAGAACATGGTCATGATGGGCGACATCAAGATCCCGAAGGACGCGATTTCGCGCCAGATCGCGGATTCGGTCGACCTCATCGTGCAGGTGAAGCGCCTTCGCGACGGTTCGCGCCGCACCACCAACATCACCGAGGTGATCGGGATGGAAGGCGATGTCATCGTGACGCAGGAACTGTTCAAGTTCGAATATCACGACGAGACGCCCGACGGGAAAATCATCGGCGAATATCGCTCGATGGGCCTGCGTCCCTATACGATGGAAAAGGCCAAGCAGTTCGGCTTCGACCAGCCCTATCTCGAGGCCTGCCTCTAG
- a CDS encoding YeeE/YedE family protein: protein MTIPGFEHAQPLEGLVGGLMIGLAAAIMLLGIGRIAGVSGLTARAAGIADSGPPRSLAITFIIALVLGAVIVQFVTGTIEARFPPEMWMLIAAGLFVGFGTRMGSGCTSGHGVCGMSRLSQRSISATLTFMGAGIATVALMNALGKGW, encoded by the coding sequence ATGACCATCCCTGGCTTTGAACATGCCCAGCCCCTCGAGGGGTTGGTGGGCGGCCTCATGATCGGCCTTGCCGCCGCCATCATGCTGCTCGGCATCGGCCGCATCGCCGGTGTCAGCGGGCTGACCGCGCGCGCCGCCGGCATCGCCGACAGCGGCCCGCCGCGCAGCCTTGCCATCACCTTCATCATCGCCCTCGTGCTGGGCGCGGTGATCGTCCAGTTCGTGACCGGCACCATCGAGGCGCGCTTCCCGCCCGAGATGTGGATGCTGATCGCCGCTGGCCTGTTCGTCGGCTTCGGCACGCGCATGGGCTCGGGCTGCACCTCGGGCCATGGCGTGTGCGGCATGAGCCGCCTGTCGCAGCGCTCGATCAGCGCCACGCTGACCTTCATGGGCGCGGGCATCGCCACCGTCGCCCTCATGAACGCGCTCGGAAAGGGCTGGTAA
- a CDS encoding glutathione S-transferase: MAKDQPELRLEDCVNRVCPWSGDPVQADSLTLYRGHVVGFCNPGCRDKFAQAVSQFDTAIDGIV, encoded by the coding sequence ATGGCGAAGGACCAGCCGGAACTTCGCCTCGAGGACTGCGTGAACCGGGTCTGCCCTTGGTCGGGCGACCCGGTGCAGGCTGACAGCCTGACCCTCTATCGGGGCCATGTCGTCGGCTTCTGTAACCCGGGCTGCCGGGACAAGTTTGCACAGGCCGTGTCGCAATTCGATACGGCGATAGACGGGATCGTATGA
- the cpdR gene encoding cell cycle two-component system response regulator CpdR, translated as MSRILLAEDDTSMREYLARALERVGYDVVAVDCGTKALPLLEAEKFDLLLTDIVMPEMDGIELAQKASSLDADIRVMFITGFAAVALQAGRTAPEAKLLSKPFHLKDLVAEVDRMFQTEDQHGRL; from the coding sequence ATGTCGAGGATCCTGCTAGCCGAAGACGATACGTCGATGCGCGAATATCTCGCCCGCGCCCTCGAGCGCGTCGGCTATGATGTCGTCGCGGTCGACTGCGGGACCAAGGCGCTGCCGCTGCTCGAAGCCGAGAAGTTCGACCTCCTCCTCACCGACATCGTGATGCCCGAGATGGACGGAATCGAGCTGGCGCAGAAGGCGAGCAGCCTCGATGCCGACATCCGCGTGATGTTCATCACCGGCTTTGCCGCCGTCGCGTTGCAGGCGGGGCGCACCGCGCCCGAGGCCAAGCTCCTGTCCAAGCCCTTCCACCTCAAGGACCTCGTCGCCGAGGTCGATCGCATGTTCCAGACCGAGGACCAGCACGGCAGGTTGTAA
- a CDS encoding MBL fold metallo-hydrolase → METITDKALGEARSIIEAARDDEEKRPTIAGFFDEATNTVSYVVHDAATGKAAIIDSVLDYDAASGRTATRSAGLVADYVEKKGLEVEWVMETHAHADHISAAPWLQGKLGGKLAIGKDIIRVQDVFGKIFNAGTDFERDGSQFDHLFVDGERFRIGNLEAIALHVPGHTPADMAYVIGDTAFVGDTIFMPDFGTARTDFPGGSANELYRSIRRLLDLPRETRIFLCHDYKAPGRDDYAWETTVGQQRDENVHVRDGVTEEEFVEMRTTRDKNLAMPELIMPSVQVNIRGGRLPDPEDNGVSYIKIPINTL, encoded by the coding sequence ATGGAAACCATCACTGACAAGGCGCTCGGCGAGGCGCGCTCGATCATCGAGGCGGCCCGCGACGATGAAGAAAAGCGCCCGACCATCGCCGGCTTCTTCGACGAGGCCACCAATACCGTCAGCTACGTCGTCCACGATGCCGCGACGGGCAAGGCCGCGATCATCGACAGCGTGCTCGACTATGACGCCGCCTCGGGCCGCACCGCGACCCGCTCGGCCGGCCTCGTCGCGGATTATGTCGAGAAAAAGGGGCTCGAGGTCGAATGGGTCATGGAGACCCATGCTCATGCCGACCATATCTCGGCCGCGCCGTGGTTGCAGGGCAAGCTCGGCGGCAAGCTCGCCATCGGCAAGGACATCATCCGCGTGCAGGACGTGTTCGGCAAGATCTTCAACGCCGGCACCGACTTCGAGCGTGACGGCTCGCAGTTCGACCATCTCTTCGTCGATGGCGAGCGCTTCCGTATCGGCAATCTCGAGGCCATCGCGCTCCACGTGCCCGGCCACACGCCCGCCGACATGGCCTATGTCATCGGCGACACGGCCTTTGTCGGCGACACCATCTTCATGCCCGACTTCGGCACCGCGCGGACCGACTTTCCGGGTGGCAGCGCCAACGAGCTCTATCGCTCGATCCGTCGCCTCCTCGACCTGCCGCGCGAGACGCGCATCTTCCTGTGTCACGATTACAAGGCGCCGGGGCGCGACGATTACGCCTGGGAAACCACCGTCGGCCAGCAGCGCGACGAGAATGTCCATGTCCGCGACGGCGTGACCGAGGAAGAGTTCGTCGAGATGCGCACCACGCGCGACAAGAACCTCGCCATGCCCGAGCTCATCATGCCCTCGGTGCAGGTCAACATCCGCGGCGGGCGCCTGCCCGACCCCGAGGACAATGGCGTCTCCTACATCAAGATTCCCATCAACACCCTCTGA
- a CDS encoding response regulator, with protein MSDDKAANGARILLVEDSPVVSLSTEDALRDRGFFVVGPAYDMAAALDLSSREQIDAAIVDLNIRGEKCFQVLEILEKRDIPFVLTSGYADWTMPEEWMERPRLQKPFDEEALLKKVEKLVREKAG; from the coding sequence ATGAGTGACGACAAGGCCGCCAACGGGGCGCGTATCCTGCTCGTTGAGGACAGTCCGGTGGTGTCGCTGAGCACCGAGGACGCACTGCGTGATCGCGGCTTCTTCGTGGTCGGACCGGCCTATGACATGGCCGCCGCGCTCGACCTGTCGAGCCGCGAGCAGATCGACGCCGCAATCGTGGATCTCAACATCCGCGGCGAGAAATGCTTCCAGGTGCTCGAGATCCTCGAAAAGCGCGACATACCCTTCGTCCTGACCTCGGGCTATGCCGACTGGACCATGCCCGAGGAGTGGATGGAACGCCCGCGCCTCCAGAAGCCCTTCGACGAGGAAGCGCTGCTAAAGAAGGTCGAGAAGCTGGTCCGCGAGAAAGCGGGCTGA